A section of the Pseudomonas fluorescens genome encodes:
- the gyrA gene encoding DNA gyrase subunit A — MGELAKEILPVNIEDELKQSYLDYAMSVIVGRALPDARDGLKPVHRRVLFAMSELGNDWNKPYKKSARVVGDVIGKYHPHGDTAVYDTIVRMAQPFSLRYLLVDGQGNFGSVDGDNAAAMRYTEVRMTKLAHELLADLHKETVDWVPNYDGTEMIPAVMPTKIPNLLVNGSSGIAVGMATNIPPHNLGEVIDGCLALIDNPELTVDELMQYIPGPDFPTAAIINGRAGIIEAYRTGRGRIYMRARSMIEDIDKVGGRQQIVITELPYQLNKARLIEKIAELVKEKKLEGITELRDESDKDGMRVVIELRRGEVPEVILNNLYAQTQLQSVFGINVVALIDGRPRILNLKDLLEAFVRHRREVVTRRTVFELRKARERGHILEGQAVALSNIDPVIALIKASPTPSEAKEALIKMPWESSAVVAMVERAGADSCRPETLDPQYGLRDGKYFLSPEQAQAILELRLHRLTGLEHEKLLAEYQEILNQIGELIRILNSAVRLMEVIREELEVIRAEYGDVRRTEILDARLDLTLGDMIPEEERVVTISHGGYAKTQPLAAYQAQRRGGKGKSATGVKDEDYIAHLLVANSHTTLLLFSSKGKVYWLKTYEIPEASRAARGRPLVNLLPLDTDEYITTMLPVEEYTEGHFIFMATAKGTVKKTPLESFSRQRSVGLIALELDEGDVLISAAITDGEREVMLFSDGGKVTRFKESDVRAMGRTARGVRGMRLPEGQKLISMLIPEEGSQILTASARGYGKRTAISEFPEYKRGGQGVIAMVSNDRNGRLVGAVQVLDGEEIMLISDQGTLVRTRVDEVSSLGRNTQGVTLIKLASDETLVGLERVQEPSEVEGEELEGEAFDGEVIAAGDDSVDEPILDAAADEEEPQE; from the coding sequence ATGGGCGAACTGGCCAAAGAAATCCTCCCGGTCAATATCGAAGACGAGCTGAAACAGTCCTACCTCGACTACGCAATGAGCGTAATTGTCGGGCGGGCACTGCCTGATGCGCGCGATGGCTTGAAGCCCGTGCACCGGCGTGTGCTGTTCGCGATGAGCGAGCTGGGTAACGACTGGAACAAGCCGTACAAGAAATCTGCCCGTGTTGTCGGTGACGTGATCGGTAAGTATCACCCTCACGGCGACACTGCGGTGTATGACACCATCGTTCGGATGGCCCAGCCGTTTTCCCTGCGCTACCTGCTGGTAGACGGCCAGGGCAACTTCGGTTCGGTGGACGGCGACAACGCCGCGGCCATGCGATACACCGAAGTGCGCATGACCAAGCTGGCGCACGAGTTGCTGGCCGACCTGCACAAAGAAACCGTGGACTGGGTGCCGAACTACGACGGCACCGAAATGATCCCGGCTGTCATGCCAACCAAGATTCCAAACCTGCTGGTCAACGGCTCCAGCGGTATCGCCGTGGGCATGGCCACCAACATCCCGCCACACAACCTCGGTGAAGTCATCGACGGTTGCCTGGCCCTCATCGACAACCCTGAGCTGACCGTCGATGAGCTGATGCAATACATCCCCGGCCCCGACTTCCCGACTGCCGCGATCATCAACGGCCGTGCAGGCATCATCGAGGCCTATCGCACGGGGCGTGGCCGTATCTACATGCGGGCCCGCTCGATGATCGAAGACATCGACAAGGTCGGTGGCCGCCAGCAGATCGTCATCACCGAACTCCCTTACCAGTTGAACAAGGCGCGTCTGATCGAGAAGATCGCCGAGCTGGTTAAAGAGAAGAAGCTCGAAGGCATCACCGAACTGCGCGACGAGTCTGACAAAGACGGTATGCGCGTGGTGATCGAGCTGCGTCGGGGCGAAGTGCCTGAGGTGATCCTCAACAACCTCTACGCCCAGACCCAGCTGCAAAGCGTGTTTGGTATCAACGTCGTGGCCCTGATCGACGGTCGCCCGCGCATCCTGAACCTCAAGGATCTGCTGGAAGCCTTCGTCCGTCACCGTCGCGAAGTGGTTACCCGCCGTACCGTCTTCGAGCTGCGCAAGGCCCGTGAACGTGGGCATATCCTGGAAGGCCAGGCGGTTGCGCTGTCGAACATCGACCCGGTTATCGCCCTGATCAAGGCTTCGCCGACTCCGTCGGAAGCCAAGGAAGCACTGATCAAGATGCCGTGGGAGTCCAGCGCTGTAGTGGCGATGGTTGAGCGTGCCGGTGCCGACTCATGCCGTCCGGAGACCCTGGACCCGCAATACGGCCTGCGCGACGGCAAGTATTTCCTGTCGCCGGAACAGGCCCAGGCCATCCTGGAGCTGCGCCTGCACCGCCTGACCGGCCTGGAGCACGAGAAGCTGCTGGCCGAGTACCAGGAGATCCTCAACCAGATCGGCGAGCTGATCCGCATCCTCAACAGTGCCGTGCGCCTGATGGAAGTGATCCGCGAAGAACTGGAAGTGATCCGTGCCGAATACGGCGACGTGCGGCGCACTGAAATTCTCGATGCACGCCTCGACCTGACCCTGGGTGACATGATCCCGGAAGAAGAGCGTGTCGTGACCATTTCCCATGGTGGCTATGCCAAGACCCAGCCTTTGGCTGCGTACCAGGCCCAGCGTCGCGGTGGCAAAGGCAAGTCGGCGACCGGCGTCAAGGATGAGGACTACATTGCCCACCTGCTGGTAGCCAACAGCCACACCACGCTGTTGCTGTTCTCCAGCAAGGGCAAGGTGTACTGGCTCAAGACCTACGAAATCCCGGAAGCCTCCCGCGCTGCCCGTGGTCGTCCGCTGGTCAACCTGTTGCCGCTGGACACCGATGAATACATCACCACCATGCTGCCGGTCGAGGAATACACCGAAGGTCACTTCATCTTCATGGCCACTGCCAAAGGCACGGTGAAGAAGACCCCGCTGGAATCCTTCAGTCGCCAGCGTAGCGTGGGCCTGATCGCCCTGGAGCTGGACGAAGGCGATGTGCTGATCTCTGCAGCCATTACCGATGGCGAGCGTGAAGTGATGCTGTTCTCCGACGGCGGCAAGGTGACGCGCTTCAAGGAGTCCGACGTACGTGCCATGGGCCGTACCGCCCGTGGTGTGCGCGGCATGCGCCTGCCGGAAGGGCAGAAGCTGATTTCCATGCTGATCCCGGAAGAAGGCAGCCAGATCCTCACGGCCTCGGCCCGTGGTTATGGCAAGCGTACCGCTATCAGCGAGTTCCCCGAGTACAAGCGTGGCGGCCAGGGCGTTATCGCCATGGTCAGCAACGATCGCAACGGCCGTCTGGTCGGTGCGGTCCAGGTGCTGGATGGCGAGGAAATCATGCTGATTTCCGACCAGGGCACCTTGGTGCGTACCCGTGTTGATGAAGTGTCGAGCCTGGGTCGCAACACCCAGGGCGTGACCTTGATCAAACTGGCCAGCGACGAGACCCTGGTGGGTCTGGAGCGTGTCCAGGAGCCATCGGAAGTCGAAGGCGAGGAGCTGGAAGGTGAGGCGTTCGATGGCGAGGTGATCGCAGCAGGCGATGACAGCGTCGACGAGCCAATCCTCGATGCTGCCGCAGACGAAGAAGAACCGCAGGAATAA
- the serC gene encoding 3-phosphoserine/phosphohydroxythreonine transaminase has protein sequence MSKRAYNFCAGPAALPEAVLQRAQGELLDWHGKGLSVMEMSHRSDEFVSIATKAEQDLRDLLDIPSDYKVLFLQGGASQQFAQIPLNLLPEDGTADYIDTGIWGQKAIEEASRYGNINVAGTAKSYDYFAIPGQNEWKLSKDASYVHYVQNETIGGLEFDWVPEVGDVPLVCDMSSDILSRPMDVSRYGMIYAGAQKNIGPSGILVNIIREDLLGRARSLCPTMLNYKVAADNGSMYNTPPAFAWYLSGLVFEWLKEQGGVAAMGKLNEEKKRTLYDFIDASGLYSNPISLSARSWMNVPFRLADDRLDKPFLAGADARGLLNLKGHRSVGGMRASIYNAVDLNAIKALVAYMAEFEKEHG, from the coding sequence GTGAGCAAGAGAGCCTATAACTTCTGTGCTGGTCCCGCGGCACTTCCTGAAGCAGTCCTGCAGCGTGCGCAGGGTGAACTCCTCGACTGGCATGGCAAAGGCCTCTCAGTCATGGAAATGAGCCACCGCAGCGATGAGTTCGTGTCCATTGCCACCAAGGCTGAGCAGGACCTGCGTGACCTGCTGGACATCCCGTCGGACTACAAGGTGCTGTTCCTGCAAGGTGGCGCCAGCCAGCAGTTCGCCCAGATCCCGCTGAACCTGCTGCCGGAAGACGGCACGGCCGACTATATCGATACCGGCATTTGGGGGCAGAAGGCCATTGAAGAGGCCTCGCGCTACGGCAATATCAACGTGGCCGGTACTGCCAAGTCCTACGATTATTTCGCTATTCCAGGTCAAAACGAGTGGAAGTTGTCCAAGGACGCGTCCTATGTTCACTACGTGCAGAACGAAACCATCGGCGGCCTGGAATTCGACTGGGTACCTGAAGTCGGTGATGTCCCGTTGGTGTGCGACATGTCCTCGGACATTCTTTCGCGCCCGATGGATGTGTCCCGCTACGGCATGATCTACGCCGGTGCACAGAAGAATATTGGCCCGAGCGGCATCCTGGTCAACATCATCCGGGAAGACCTGCTCGGTCGTGCCCGCTCGCTGTGCCCGACCATGCTCAACTACAAGGTCGCGGCCGACAACGGCTCGATGTACAACACCCCGCCGGCCTTTGCCTGGTACCTGTCGGGCCTGGTGTTCGAGTGGCTGAAAGAGCAAGGCGGCGTGGCTGCCATGGGCAAGCTCAACGAAGAGAAGAAGCGCACCCTGTACGACTTCATCGACGCCAGCGGCCTGTACAGCAACCCGATCAGCCTGAGCGCCCGCTCGTGGATGAACGTGCCGTTCCGCCTGGCTGACGACCGCCTGGACAAGCCATTCCTGGCGGGTGCCGATGCGCGTGGCCTGTTGAACCTCAAGGGCCATCGCTCGGTAGGTGGTATGCGCGCTTCGATCTACAACGCTGTCGACCTCAATGCCATCAAGGCGTTGGTGGCCTACATGGCAGAGTTCGAGAAGGAGCACGGCTAA